In Campylobacter sp. 2014D-0216, the following proteins share a genomic window:
- the uvrB gene encoding excinuclease ABC subunit UvrB: MFELTSDFSPSPDQKQAIDGLVKSIKAGNKYQTLLGVTGSGKTFTMANIIKNLNMPTLIMSHNKSLCAQLYSEFKGFFANNHVEYFISYYDYYQPEAYIPRTDVFIEKDSSTNEDLERLRLSASASLLSYDDVICIASVSANYGLGNPSEYVGMVLILELNMQINQKELLKKLVDMGYKRNDNFFDRADFRVNGDIVDIYPAYYEDEAVRLEFFGDELEAMYHYNVLENKKGKDLKKFILYPTSQFSVGETRLKEAIEGIKTELNERLAYFENENKLVEAQRLKQRVEFDLEMLQSTGMCKGVENYALHLTGLKSGDTPYTLFDYFAIKNQDFLVIIDESHVSLPQFRGMFAGDRSRKQTLVDYGFRLPSALDNRPLMFDEFINKNCKFLFVSATPAPLELELSKENIFYQIMRPTGLLDPKIEIKDSENQVEILYDEAKKVIERGERVLITVLTKKMAEELSKYYLELGLKVKYMHSEIDAIERNEIIRGLRSGAFDILIGINLLREGLDLPEVSLIAIMDADKEGFLRSTTALIQTMGRAARNVNGKVLLFAKKITKSMQEAIDTTNERRALQEAYNQKHNITPTSVKRNIEESLKQELEQGEIYRKGKELEKMPAKERAKIVKELRKQMLEAAKNLEFEKAAMFRDEINKLRTL, from the coding sequence ATGTTTGAACTTACTAGCGACTTTAGTCCAAGTCCTGATCAAAAACAAGCCATTGACGGTTTGGTAAAAAGTATAAAAGCAGGTAATAAATACCAAACCTTACTAGGCGTTACAGGTAGTGGAAAAACCTTCACCATGGCAAACATCATCAAAAATTTAAATATGCCCACACTCATCATGTCACACAATAAAAGCTTGTGCGCGCAACTTTATAGCGAATTTAAAGGTTTTTTTGCAAACAATCATGTGGAGTATTTTATAAGTTATTATGATTATTATCAGCCTGAAGCTTATATACCAAGAACTGATGTTTTTATAGAAAAAGATAGCTCCACTAATGAAGACTTAGAAAGATTAAGGTTAAGCGCAAGTGCTTCACTTTTGAGTTATGATGATGTTATTTGCATAGCTAGTGTTTCAGCAAACTATGGTTTAGGAAATCCAAGCGAATATGTAGGTATGGTTTTAATTTTAGAATTAAATATGCAAATAAACCAAAAAGAACTTTTAAAAAAACTTGTAGACATGGGATATAAACGCAATGATAATTTCTTTGACAGAGCTGATTTTAGGGTTAATGGTGACATTGTAGATATATATCCAGCTTATTATGAAGATGAAGCCGTTAGACTTGAATTTTTTGGCGATGAACTTGAGGCAATGTATCATTATAATGTTTTAGAAAACAAAAAAGGTAAAGATTTAAAAAAATTCATACTCTACCCTACTAGCCAATTTAGCGTAGGTGAAACAAGACTTAAAGAAGCTATCGAGGGGATCAAAACTGAACTTAACGAACGGCTTGCTTATTTTGAAAATGAAAACAAACTTGTAGAAGCACAAAGACTAAAGCAAAGAGTAGAATTTGATCTTGAAATGCTTCAAAGTACAGGAATGTGCAAAGGAGTAGAAAACTACGCACTGCATTTAACAGGTTTAAAAAGTGGTGATACTCCTTATACCTTATTTGACTATTTTGCAATCAAAAATCAAGACTTCTTAGTTATCATTGATGAATCTCACGTATCCTTGCCACAATTTCGTGGAATGTTTGCTGGAGATAGAAGCAGGAAGCAAACCCTAGTTGATTATGGTTTTCGTCTGCCAAGTGCTTTAGACAATAGACCTTTGATGTTTGATGAATTTATCAATAAAAACTGTAAATTTTTATTTGTTTCAGCTACACCTGCACCTTTAGAACTTGAATTAAGCAAAGAAAATATTTTTTACCAAATCATGCGTCCAACAGGACTTTTAGATCCTAAAATAGAAATCAAAGATAGTGAAAATCAAGTAGAAATTTTATATGATGAGGCTAAAAAAGTTATAGAACGCGGAGAAAGAGTTTTAATCACTGTTTTAACTAAAAAAATGGCTGAAGAACTTAGCAAATACTACCTAGAACTTGGCTTAAAAGTAAAATACATGCATTCAGAAATAGATGCGATTGAACGTAATGAAATCATTCGCGGCTTAAGAAGTGGTGCTTTTGATATTTTAATCGGAATCAATCTTTTAAGAGAAGGACTTGACTTACCTGAAGTGTCTCTTATTGCAATTATGGATGCGGACAAGGAAGGTTTTTTAAGAAGTACAACCGCACTCATTCAAACAATGGGGCGGGCAGCTAGAAATGTCAATGGAAAAGTGTTACTTTTTGCCAAAAAAATCACAAAATCCATGCAAGAAGCCATCGATACTACTAATGAAAGAAGAGCTTTACAAGAAGCTTATAATCAAAAACACAATATCACCCCTACTTCAGTCAAAAGAAACATAGAAGAAAGTTTAAAACAAGAGCTTGAACAAGGAGAAATTTATCGTAAAGGCAAAGAACTTGAAAAAATGCCAGCTAAAGAACGCGCAAAAATAGTAAAAGAATTAAGAAAACAAATGCTTGAAGCAGCAAAAAATCTTGAATTTGAAAAAGCTGCAATGTTTAGAGATGAGATTAATAAGCTAAGAACTTTATAA
- the efp gene encoding elongation factor P, whose product MASYGMGDLKKGLKIEIDGIPFKIVEYQHVKPGKGPAFVRIKIKSFIDGKVLEKTFHAGDKCESPNLEEKQMQYLYDDGENCQFMDTQTYEQVAISDEDVGEAKKWMLDGTMVDVLFHNGKAIGVEVPQVMELKIVETAPNFKGDTQGSNKKPATLETGAVVQIPFHVLEGEVIRVDTVRGEYIERANK is encoded by the coding sequence ATGGCTTCTTATGGAATGGGAGATTTAAAAAAAGGTTTAAAAATAGAAATTGACGGTATTCCTTTTAAAATCGTTGAATATCAACATGTAAAACCAGGAAAAGGTCCTGCTTTTGTTCGTATTAAAATTAAATCTTTTATTGATGGTAAAGTTTTAGAAAAAACTTTTCATGCAGGGGATAAATGTGAATCTCCAAATTTAGAAGAAAAGCAAATGCAATATCTTTACGATGATGGTGAAAATTGTCAATTCATGGATACACAAACTTATGAGCAAGTAGCAATTAGCGATGAGGATGTGGGTGAAGCTAAAAAATGGATGCTCGATGGAACCATGGTCGATGTTTTATTTCACAATGGAAAAGCAATTGGTGTTGAAGTACCTCAAGTAATGGAACTTAAAATCGTTGAGACAGCACCAAATTTTAAAGGCGATACTCAAGGTTCAAATAAAAAACCAGCTACTTTAGAAACAGGTGCAGTAGTTCAAATTCCTTTCCACGTATTAGAAGGTGAAGTGATTCGTGTTGACACTGTGCGCGGAGAGTATATAGAAAGAGCAAATAAATAA